A part of Palaemon carinicauda isolate YSFRI2023 chromosome 8, ASM3689809v2, whole genome shotgun sequence genomic DNA contains:
- the LOC137644877 gene encoding uncharacterized protein, with protein MIRPTIILAFLVATSSARLAGFIAGGFRINPGFSCEGRLYGYYADVSNDCRAYHICEPVVDEFGQTLVGHYTFLCGPNTLFDQEHLSCNHQRKAFPCSEAESIYEETNLQLRIAEEERQRAAYEKRNRAIEFPEE; from the exons ATGATTCGACCAACAATTATTCTAGCATTTCTGGTCGCAACGTCATCGGCCAGATTGGCGGGTTTTATTGCCGGAGGTTTCCGTATTAATCCAGGCTTTTCTTGTGAAGGACGTTTGTATGGTTATTACGCCGATGTTAGTAATGACTGCAGGGCCTACCATATCTGTGAACCAGTTGTAGATGAATTTGGACAG ACTCTGGTAGGCCACTATACCTTCTTGTGCGGACCGAATACCCTCTTCGACCAGGAGCACCTTTCGTGCAATCACCAGCGAAAGGCTTTCCCTTGTTCAGAGGCTGAATCTATCTACGAGGAAACTAACCTCCAGTTGAGAATAGCGGAGGAGGAGAGACAAAGAGCAGCCTACGAGAAGAGAAATCGAGCTATTGAGTTTCCTGAGGAATAA